The following are from one region of the Elgaria multicarinata webbii isolate HBS135686 ecotype San Diego chromosome 13, rElgMul1.1.pri, whole genome shotgun sequence genome:
- the LOC134408201 gene encoding protein argonaute-4: MEALGPGPPASLFQPPRRPGLGTVGKPIRLLANHFQVQIPKIDVYHYDVDIKPEKRPRRVNREVVDTMVRHFKMQIFGDRQPGYDGKRNMYTALPLPIGRDRVDMEVTLPGEGKDQTFKVSVQWVSVVSLQLLLEALAGHLNEVPEDSVQALDVITRHLPSMRYTPVGRSFFSPPEGYYHPLGGGREVWFGFHQSVRPAMWNMMLNIDVSATAFYRAQPIIEFMCEVLDIQNINEQTKPLTDSQRVKFTKEIRGLKVEVTHCGQMKRKYRVCNVTRRPASHQTFPLQLENGQAMECTVAQYFKQKYSLQLKYPHLPCLQVGQEQKHTYLPLEVCNIVAGQRCIKKLTDNQTSTMIKATARSAPDRQEEISRLVKSNSMVGGPDPYLKEFGIVVHNEMTELTGRVLPAPMLQYGGRNKTVATPNQGVWDMRGKQFYAGIEIKVWAVACFAPQKQCREDLLKSFTDQLRKISKDAGMPIQGQPCFCKYAQGADSVEPMFKHLKLTYVGLQLIVVILPGKTPVYAEVKRVGDTLLGMATQCVQVKNVVKTSPQTLSNLCLKINAKLGGINNVLVPHQRPSVFQQPVIFLGADVTHPPAGDGKKPSIAAVVGSMDGHPSRYCATVRVQTSRQETSQELLYSQEVIQDLTNMVRELLIQFYKSTRFKPTRIIYYRGGVSEGQMKQVAWPELIAIRKACISLEEDYRPGITYIVVQKRHHTRLFCADKTERVGKSGNVPAGTTVDSTITHPSEFDFYLCSHAGIQGTSRPSHYQVLWDDNCFTADELQLLTYQLCHTYVRCTRSVSIPAPAYYARLVAFRARYHLVDKDHDSAEGSHVSGQSNGRDPQALAKAVQIHHDTQHTMYFA; this comes from the exons ATGGAGGCGCTGGGACCAG GGCCACCAGCCAGCCTCTTCCAGCCGCCCCGTCGCCCTGGCCTGGGAACAGTTGGGAAACCAATCCGTCTCTTAGCCAATCATTTCCAAGTGCAGATCCCTAAAATTGATGTTTATCATTATGATGTGGATATTAAACCAGAAAAGCGTCCCCGGAGGGTGAACAG GGAGGTAGTGGATACTATGGTAAGACACTTCAAGATGCAGATATTTGGGGATCGGCAGCCTGGCTATGATGGCAAAAGGAACATGTACACCGCACTTCCCCTGCCTATTGGCCGGGATAGG GTGGATATGGAGGTCACGCTCCCAGGTGAAGGGAAGGACCAAACCTTTAAAGTGTCAGTTCAGTGGGTGTCCGTGGTCAGCCTTCAGCTGCTCCTGGAAGCTCTGGCCGGGCATCTGAATGAAGTCCCAGAAGACTCAGTACAAGCACTTGATGTCATCACACGGCACCTTCCCTCTATGAG GTACACCCCAGTGGGTCGttccttcttctctccccctgaaggataCTATCACCCACTGGGAGGGGGACGGGAGGTCTGGTTTGGCTTCCATCAGTCTGTCAGGCCTGCAATGTGGAACATGATGCTCAACATTGATG TATCAGCAACTGCTTTCTATCGTGCCCAGCCTATTATTGAATTCATGTGTGAGGTCTTGGATATTCAGAACATCaatgaacaaacaaaaccccTTACAGATTCCCAGCGTGTTAAGTTTACCAAAGAAATCAGAG GTCTAAAAGTAGAGGTTACTCACTGTGGTCAGATGAAAAGAAAATACAGAGTTTGCAATGTTACTAGGCGACCAGCCAGCCATCAGAC GTTCCCTTTGCAGTTGGAAAATGGGCAGGCTATGGAGTGTACAGTAGCTCAGTATTTTAAGCAGAAGTACAGTTTGCAGCTGAAATACCCTCATCTTCCATGCCTCCAAGTAGGACAGGAGCAGAAGCATACATATTTACCCCTTGAG GTGTGTAATATAGTAGCAGGCCAACGTTGCATCAAGAAGCTAACAGACAATCAGACGTCAACTATGATCAAAGCAACAGCACGGTCTGCACCTGATAGGCAGGAAGAAATTAGTAGATTA GTGAAGAGTAACAGCATGGTAGGTGGTCCTGATCCATATCTGAAGGAGTTTGGTATTGTTGTCCATAACGAAATGACAGAGCTGACTGGCAGGGTGCTTCCTGCACCGATGTTGCAGTATGGAGGCAGG AACAAGACTGTTGCTACGCCAAATCAGGGTGTTTGGGATATGAGAGGAAAGCAGTTCTACGCTGGCATTGAAATTAAAGTTTGGGCTGTTGCCTGCTTTGCTCCTCAGAAGCAATGCCGGGAAGACTTGTTGAA GAGTTTTACTGATCAGCTGCGCAAAATCTCCAAGGACGCAGGGATGCCAATTCAGGGCCAACCATGCTTCTGTAAATATGCACAGGGTGCAGACAGTGTGGAGCCCATGTTCAAACACTTGAAGCTGACTTACGTTGGGCTGCAGCTAATTGTAGTGATTCTCCCTGGAAAGACACCAGTGTATG CTGAAGTTAAACGTGTTGGGGATACTCTCCTAGGCATGGCCACCCAGTGTGTTCAGGTGAAAAATGTGGTAAAAACCTCTCCGCAGACTTTGTCTAACCTCTGTCTGAAGATCAATGCAAAACTTGGCGGGATAAACAACGTGCTTGTACCACATCAGAG GCCCTCTGTGTTCCAGCAGCCCGTGATCTTTCTTGGAGCAGATGTCACTCACCCACCTGCTGGGGATGGGAAGAAGCCTTCCATTGCTGCTGTAGTAGGCAGCATGGACGGCCACCCTAGCCGCTACTGTGCTACGGTGCGAGTGCAGACTTCCCGCCAGGAAACTTCCCAGGAGCTGCTGTACAGTCAGGAAGTGATCCAGGACCTGACCAACATGGTGCGAGAACTGCTGATCCAGTTCTATAAGTCCACTCGCTTCAAGCCCACACGGATCATCTACTATAGGGGAGGCGTGTCAGAAGGGCAGATGAAACAG GTAGCCTGGCCAGAACTAATTGCAATCCGGAAGGCCTGCATCAGTTTGGAGGAAGATTACAGACCAGGAATCACCTACATTGTTGTGCAGAAAAGGCATCACACAAGACTCTTCTGTGCTGACAAAACTGAAAGG GTGGGGAAAAGTGGCAATGTTCCAGCAGGCACTACTGTGGACAGCACTATCACGCATCCCTCTGAATTCGACTTTTACCTCTGTAGCCATGCAGGAATTCAG GGAACCAGCCGCCCTTCTCACTATCAAGTCTTGTGGGATGACAACTGTTTCACTGCAGATGAATTGCAGCTACTGACATACCAGCTGTGTCACACTTACGTTCGGTGTACACGGTCTGTCTCAATTCCTGCTCCTGCATACTATGCCAGGCTGGTAGCATTTAGGGCAAGATACCATCTTGTGGACAAAGATCACGACAG TGCTGAAGGCAGCCATGTTTCAGGACAGAGCAACGGGCGTGACCCCCAAGCACTAGCCAAGGCAGTACAGATTCACCATGACACTCAGCACACCATGTATTTTGCCTGA